Proteins from one Xenopus tropicalis strain Nigerian chromosome 1, UCB_Xtro_10.0, whole genome shotgun sequence genomic window:
- the rpgrip1 gene encoding X-linked retinitis pigmentosa GTPase regulator-interacting protein 1, whose amino-acid sequence MSVLLLDETCSDLPVRDTDCKPAVFKAIQDVIAGPYSRKQHGQRTMKVKEKDLKTHRRVSHISREELEDNFIRIHEENILLKDHARKMEDKIKRMGTKLLRVTSDLAQTGKSFGARHDGRDLEAEETIEDLQDRVRDLEHKNESLRHKLVTYKQRLQVQNGCRHCPYSTVAARTDSGVRKNIVLPHNIKRGLRVQSLEARPPQVCQVQACGETLSDEAREEIERLFNLIESQNNRVDDKSTVVLKSMESMRSKDAEMMLYLQKMQQAENQRNSIQENVMLIRLQKELREKNTTLCALKEQFHQLKESYETELQQNQKSLTLSHEAVLTQLEDLTSQLKAERAKVVAMEIEQQSVLNLQRSLQEFQERVTDLEKENALLKENYDSLLKSSLNEDNISSKQAIESELRGKISLLEEQIHHHISDKTLNKEHLQHEREQNEHLKKEVSQLHMQLLEKIQEVKSYQEKVSAILSSSFNNTVPEQLGVTLPRTSTPRPEGSYQMRELEAVMDRWFDDRERRKKTDEKKHQMGCEDEQRQSEDSEKRREEEEQKKAEEAEKQRQICRMDADHAETILELEKTREMLFLQHEINNDYQEELKTLRLKSESESRDKEERKCHYEARIMKYRARIQTLEAQLKDIAYGTFPSRYESESPDVDMSPVPSLQRGETLFEVHIGAVCFTPRGLREVSDSQPHTFCVYSLYDYETHATPVVTGTSPQYSFTSHYAVTPDAEFLRFLRVGTLTVELYQALGGEHRELARGRIKLEATLQSTEKIHGAVTLTDVSGEDIGELDYWICLHGSVSQTQRVHKQSNKARSYLSAGRLCRSQKSLASPFSTGPQNELTIRIWGCRSLKVGYLGYQPSPYTMYRFYHHPDHSTAIIPCSNNPQFGDEFVYQLQITNDLERYLQKECLYVYVFDDEDMQPGVYLGRAEVPLVRLAQGDNIQGDFALLDPCGKCSGSIQISMEWKFSYKTTSYQSTQEIPLSQPSVASKVNMTRAKQFKTRKAEEDQLDDITSSKRGRKDFPSTSNQNPSAFQKSDLLPAGYKSNGLDTQQEKGVQALKCAQDNMEEHMEENGISGELTADANDQQSTDNEDDIILVVKPSVPEKPPSSMIRVEIMSLTLNPYSEVMGDSAVQRLFVEFRFAGVPPEETETPVSLRKPNQGEELYYHFSKVIHLDGSEHAERRDFLYMLLEGSDSNGDIVRLKFTVVSDPINEDEEECCDVGYAYMDLRPLLRRAEDKAEETLQVLDVADQEQVIGALRVAIEAKEAARTVHRIKRAKEIR is encoded by the exons ATGTCTGTGCTCCTGCTGGATGAGACGTGCTCAGATCTTCCTGTGAGGGACACAGACTGTAAACCAGCAGTGTTTAAAGCAATACAAG ATGTCATAGCTGGTCCCTATTCTCGGAAACAACATGGTCAGAGAACAATGAAAGTAAAAG AGAAGGATCTAAAGACACACCGAAGGGTCTCACATATCAGTCGAGAAGAACTAGAGGACAACTTCATTCGTATTCACGAGGAAAACATACTGCTTAAGGACCATGCAAGAAAAATGGAAGACAAAATAAAAAG AATGGGCACCAAACTGCTCCGGGTAACTTCAGATCTTGCGCAGACAGGAAAATCTTTTGGGGCGAGGCATGATGGGCGAGATTTAGAAGCCGAGGAGACTATAGAAGACTTACAGGATAGAGTTCGAGACCTAGAACATAAAAATGAATCCCTTAGGCACAAACTGGTTACATATAAGCAGCGGTTACAGGTACAAAATGGATGCAGGCATTGCCCCTACAGCACAGTGGCTGCACGAACAGACTCTGGAGTCAGAAAGAACATTGTTCTGCCACATAACATTAAAAGAG GTCTGCGGGTGCAAAGTCTGGAAgcaaggcccccccaagtatgCCAAGTCCAGGCATGTGGAGAGACTCTCAGTGATGAAGCCAGAGAAGAGATAGAGAGGCT ATTCAATTTAATTGAAAGTCAGAATAATAGGGTTGATGATAAATCCACCGTTGTGTTAAAGAGTATGGAGTCCATGAGGTCAAAGGATGCAGAAATGATGCTTTACCTGCAAAAAATGCAGCAAGCTGAGAACCAAAG GAATTCTATCCAGGAGAATGTAATGCTGATTCGTCTTCAGAAAGAGCTGAGGGAAAAGAACACAACTCTTTGTGCTCTAAAGGAACAGTTCCACCAGCTAAAGGAA TCCTATGAAACAGAACTACAGCAG AATCAGAAGTCCCTGACACTGAGTCATGAGGCTGTCCTGACCCAGCTGGAGGACCTCACATCTCAACTTAAAGCAGAAAGGGCAAAGGTGGTGGCAATGGAAATTGAACAGCAAAGTGTCCTCAACTTGCAGAGGTCATTACAAGAG TTCCAGGAGCGTGTTACTGACCTGGAGAAGGAGAATGCGCTCCTCAAAGAAAATTATGACAGTCTACTAAAAAG TTCTCTTAATGAAGACAACATCAGCTCAAAACAAGCAATAGAGAGTGAATTGAGGGGGAAGATTTCACTCCTGGAGGAGCAAATCCACCACCATATATCTGACAAAACACTAAATAAAGAACATCTTCAGCATGAAAGAG AACAAAACGAGCATTTAAAGAAGGAAGTCTCACAACTACATATGCAGCTGCTGGAAAAGATTCAAGAAGTCAAAAGTTATCAGGAAAAAGTGTCAGCCATACTGTCGTCCTCATTTAACAACACTGTCCCGGAGCAACTGGGCGTGACCTTGCCAAGAACCTCG ACACCAAGACCAGAAGGTTCCTACCAGATGAGGGAATTAGAAGCAGTTATGGATAGATGGTTTGATGACAGAGAAAGACGAAAAAAAACGGATGAGAAAAAACACCAGATGGGATGTGAAGATGAACAAAGGCAAAGTGAAGACAGTGAAAAGCGAAGAGAGGAAGAGGAGCAGAAAAAGGCAGAGGAAGCAGAGAAGCAGAGGCAGATTTGCAGGATGGATGCAGATCATGCAGAGACAATCTTAGAGCTGGAAAAGACCCGGGAAATGTTGTTCTTGCAACATGAAATTAACAATGACTATCAG GAGGAACTGAAGACATTGAGGCTTAAATCTGAGAGTGAGAGCAGAGACAAAGAAGAAAGGAAATGTCACTATGAGGCTAGAATTATGAAGTACAGAGCCAGGATCCAGACTTTAGAAG CTCAGCTCAAAGACATTGCATATGGAACATTTCCTTCCCGATATGAATCTGAGTCTCCTGATGTGGATATGTCACCTGTACCATCTCTGCAACGGGGAGAGACTCTCTTTGAAGTTCATATAGGAGCTGTCTGCTTCACACCACGGGGTCTAAGGGAAGTCAGTGACTCTCAGCCACACACTTTCTGTGTTTATTCTTTGTATGACTATGAAACACACGCCACTCCAGTGGTAACTGGCACCAGCCCTCAATACAGCTTCACCTCTCATTATGCAGTTACTCCAGATGCTGAATTTCTCCGCTTCTTAAGAGTTGGCACCTTAACAGTGGAGTTATATCAAGCCCTAGGCGGAGAGCATAGAGAACTGGCAAGGGGGCGCATTAAACTGGAAGCAACATTGCAGAGCACTGAAAAGATACATGGAGCAGTTACTTTGACTG ATGTCAGTGGGGAAGATATTGGAGAGCTGGATTACTGGATTTGTCTACATGGATCTGTATCTCAGACGCAGCGTGTTCATAAACAGAGCAATAAAGCACGTAGCTACCTTTCAGCTGGCAGACTTTGCCGTTCACAGAAG TCATTGGCATCACCTTTTTCTACTGGACCTCAAAATGAACTTACCATCAGAATATGGGGCTGTAGAAGCCTGAAGGTGGGTTATTTGGGATACCAACCAAGCCCTTATACAATGTACCGCTTCTACCATCACCCCGACCATTCTACTGCTATAATACCATGCAGTAACAATCCCCAGTTTGGAGATGAATTTGTCTACCAATTACAAATAACAAATGACCTTGAGCGATATCTTCAGAAGGAGtgtttatatgtgtatgtgtttgaTGATGAAGATATGCAGCCTGGAGTTTACCTGGGAAGAGCTGAAGTGCCTTTAGTCAGACTAGCACAAGGAGACAACATTCAAG GAGATTTTGCACTGCTGGACCCTTGCGGTAAGTGCTCTGGATCAATACAGATCAGTATGGAATGGAAATTTTCTTACAAGACTACCAGTTATCAAAGTACTCAAGAGATCCCACTTTCACAG CCCAGCGTTGCATCAAAAGTGAACATGACACGAGCAAAGCAGTTCAAAACTCGCAAGGCTGAGGAAGATCAACTAGATGACATAACCTCCAGCAAAAGGGGACGCAAGGACTTTCCATCAACATCCAATCAAAATCCATCAGCCTTTCAAAAATCTGATCTTCTGCCAGCTGGATACAAAAGCAATGGTCTGGACACACAACAGGAG AAAGGTGTACAAGCACTGAAATGTGCTCAGGACAACATGGAAGAACATATGGAAGAGAATGGAATCAGTG GGGAGCTCACAGCAGATGCAAATGACCAACAAAGTACAGATAATGAGGACGACATCATTTTAGTGGTAAAACCAAGTGTTCCAGAAAAACCA CCTTCATCCATGATCCGTGTGGAAATTATGTCTCTGACCTTAAACCCATATTCAGAGGTGATGGGGGACAGTGCAGTACAAAGGTTGTTTGTGGAATTCCGCTTCGCTGGGGTCCCTCCAGAGGAAACTGAGACCCCTGTGTCACTTCGCAAGCCCAACCAAGGAGAGGAGCTATATTATCACTTTAGCAAAG TAATACATCTGGATGGGTCAGAACATGCAGAGCGCAGAGATTTTCTCTACATGCTTTTAGAAGGATCAGACTCAAATGGAGATATTGTCAG GCTTAAGTTCACTGTGGTAAGTGACCCAATCAATGAGGATGAAGAAGAATGTTGTGATGTGGGCTATGCCTATATGGACCTCCGTCCTCTACTAAGAAGAGCTGAAGACAAAGCTGAGGAAACATTGCAAG TTCTGGATGTAGCAGATCAAGAACAAGTCATTGGGGCGCTGAGAGTAGCAATAGAAGCAAAAGAAGCAGCTCGGACAGTGCACAGAATAAAGAGAGCAAAGGAAATACGGTGA